In a genomic window of Rhodothermales bacterium:
- a CDS encoding serine/threonine-protein kinase, with the protein MGPTDFLTDVKPFLELSRSAWTVVYKAYQASLDRFVLLKVINPDARHDEDLTARFEEEARLMARIQHPNVVSVYGFGRSPNGAYFTAEYIEGMSLAALLSDHRLPPALALYILSAVVAGLEAAHAEGIFHRDLKPANILLSHEGQVKIADFGMASLDQGGVGKSEIRGTLAYMAPEYLMDPVPTAASDLFSLGATFFEMLAGQSAFAGRDASGVIDAVLQYDPVRVLEANPYVPDGMKAMCGRLLAKSPENRYASAHELAGDLLDLKSAVHPAGAADLKAFLEQPEEVAARLNTPLVVAAARVPTRRPAAATIERGVARAPRRLVYAAWLGVALFLVTATLWAVRNDEPVAEPPVAAALSPVEDSTAIFPDGDTVVSLGAALPEPLVVLQRPARGDAETDVRLPDTDSDSVGVTGLDLTTAPADTTEASSVLPPSPSLAKLSIFCTPYCEAIIENDSLGTVPPVRTIERPAGAYRIRLSHPSFPPYDATVTLAPGQTDTMNVSLWRLVGTLELDVIPWAKVYINGNYVDDTPLETPIVLWPGEHRLMLELPDVGRWETSLSVAAGDVLKRAYKMQDLLGQ; encoded by the coding sequence ATGGGACCTACCGATTTCCTGACGGACGTCAAGCCCTTCCTGGAACTCTCCCGGAGCGCATGGACGGTCGTGTACAAGGCGTACCAGGCGTCGCTGGATCGGTTTGTCCTGCTCAAGGTCATCAACCCCGATGCGCGACACGACGAAGACCTGACGGCGCGCTTCGAGGAAGAGGCGCGCCTGATGGCGCGTATCCAACACCCGAACGTAGTAAGCGTCTACGGCTTCGGCCGTTCGCCGAACGGCGCCTATTTTACAGCCGAATACATCGAGGGGATGTCTCTCGCCGCCCTGCTTTCCGACCACCGGTTGCCGCCGGCCCTGGCGCTGTATATCCTCTCGGCGGTTGTAGCCGGACTCGAGGCAGCGCACGCGGAGGGCATCTTTCACCGCGATCTGAAACCAGCGAATATCCTGCTCTCCCACGAGGGTCAGGTCAAGATCGCCGACTTCGGGATGGCGTCTCTCGATCAGGGCGGGGTGGGGAAATCGGAAATCCGGGGGACTCTGGCCTATATGGCGCCGGAGTACCTGATGGACCCGGTGCCTACGGCCGCGTCGGACCTGTTTTCACTCGGCGCCACGTTTTTCGAAATGCTCGCTGGCCAATCGGCCTTTGCCGGCAGGGACGCCAGCGGCGTGATCGATGCCGTGTTGCAGTACGATCCGGTGCGGGTGCTGGAGGCCAATCCGTACGTGCCGGACGGTATGAAAGCCATGTGTGGCCGTCTGCTCGCGAAATCGCCGGAGAATCGGTACGCCAGCGCCCACGAACTGGCCGGGGATCTGCTAGACCTGAAATCAGCCGTTCACCCGGCTGGCGCCGCGGATCTCAAGGCTTTTCTTGAACAACCGGAGGAGGTTGCCGCTCGTCTGAACACGCCGCTCGTGGTCGCGGCGGCCCGTGTCCCAACCCGTAGGCCTGCCGCTGCGACGATCGAGCGCGGGGTGGCCCGCGCTCCGCGTCGGCTGGTGTATGCGGCATGGCTCGGTGTTGCCCTGTTTCTGGTGACCGCGACGCTCTGGGCGGTAAGGAACGACGAGCCTGTTGCAGAGCCTCCAGTGGCCGCCGCCCTTTCTCCTGTAGAGGATTCAACGGCAATCTTCCCCGACGGTGATACCGTCGTATCCCTGGGCGCTGCCTTGCCCGAGCCTCTGGTGGTGTTGCAACGCCCTGCGCGTGGAGACGCGGAGACGGATGTGCGTCTGCCGGACACGGATTCGGATTCTGTAGGCGTGACGGGCCTCGATCTCACAACGGCGCCGGCGGATACGACCGAAGCCAGTTCTGTTCTGCCGCCCTCCCCTTCGCTGGCGAAGCTCTCGATTTTCTGCACCCCTTATTGCGAGGCCATCATCGAAAACGACTCCCTCGGGACGGTGCCGCCGGTGCGAACGATCGAGCGGCCGGCGGGCGCGTACCGCATTCGGCTGAGTCATCCATCGTTCCCACCCTATGACGCCACGGTTACCCTGGCGCCTGGCCAGACGGATACGATGAATGTATCCCTCTGGCGACTGGTGGGGACACTCGAACTCGATGTCATCCCCTGGGCGAAGGTCTACATCAATGGGAACTACGTTGATGACACCCCACTCGAAACGCCGATCGTGTTATGGCCCGGGGAGCACCGCCTCATGCTGGAACTACCCGATGTCGGCCGATGGGAGACGAGCCTCAGCGTCGCCGCTGGGGACGTTTTGAAGCGAGCGTACAAGATGCAGGACCTGCT